A single window of Nicotiana sylvestris chromosome 5, ASM39365v2, whole genome shotgun sequence DNA harbors:
- the LOC104228729 gene encoding putative pentatricopeptide repeat-containing protein At1g09680 translates to MFTRTISRRALKPPLSPPLHHLSTTTPTTTTTPPWFTFPPPLPLPYQHQDSSDPILNTLSEAIKNSHTKPLQTSLKTLLPSLKPQHIINLINLNPHSLTPSSLLSFFTWLSSTSHNSKYCHTLHTYCTMALFLYTHKMNSQAYSFIHTIVSRRGKDSAFTVFQAILKAKGTNFASFVNVLNGLIDAYLDLGFVSDAIQCFRLIQKHKIRFPFQGCTKVLEYLMKLNSPMVAFDFYKEILEYGYPPSLYFFNVLMSKLCKEGKMVEARSVFTEIWKRNLRPSVVSFNILINGYCRLGDMDAGYRLKREMEERGILPDVYTYSALINGLCKNFWMSDASELFNEMCIKGLIPNVVIFTTLISGHCKDGSIVLAMDAYQLMLTQGVEPDLITYNTLVNGLCKSGDLGEARKLIHVMIEKGLKPDKITYTTVIGGCCAEGDLDGAFEIKKMMFDNDIELDDVAYTALITGLCRQGRIVDAERILTEMLNADLKPDDPIYTMVIDGFCKKGDVKMGFKLLRQMQSNGHAPNVITYNALLSGLCRQGQMRNAEMLLQAMLNLGLNPDDITYNILLDGHCKYGNPDDYDKLRGEMGLVHDYATYTSLVSSLSRSSKCQARK, encoded by the coding sequence ATGTTCACAAGGACCATCTCAAGAAGAGCACTAAAACCGCCCCTTTCTCCTCCCTTACACCACCTCTCCACCACCAcacccaccaccaccaccacccctCCATGGTTCACCTTTCCCCCACCACTACCCCTACCCTACCAACATCAAGATTCATCAGACCCAATACTCAATACCCTTTCAGAAGCCATAAAAAACTCTCACACTAAACCCCTTCAAACTTCCCTTAAAACCCTCCTCCCATCTCTTAAACCCCAACACATAATCAACCTCATTAACCTTAATCCTCATTCTTTAACCCCTTCTTCTCTCCTCTCTTTCTTTACATGGCTTTCTTCAACTTCTCACAATTCAAAATATTGCCACACACTTCACACTTATTGCACTATGGCCCTTTTTCTTTATACCCACAAAATGAATTCACAAGCTTACTCTTTTATCCACACTATTGTTTCAAGAAGAGGTAAAGACTCTGCCTTTACTGTTTTTCAAGCAATCTTGAAAGCTAAAGGTACCAACTTTGCATCTTTTGTGAATGTTTTAAATGGACTTATTGATGCTTATTTGGATTTGGGGTTTGTTTCTGATGCTATACAGTGCTTTAGGCTTATCCAAAAACATAAAATTAGGTTCCCATTTCAAGGTTGTACTAAGGTTCTTGAATATTTAATGAAGCTTAATTCACCAATGGTAGCTTTTGATTTTTATAAGGAGATTTTGGAATATGGGTATCCTCCaagtttgtatttttttaatgttTTGATGAGTAAGTTGTGTAAAGAAGGTAAAATGGTGGAAGCACGGTCGGTGTTTACTGAGATTTGGAAGAGGAATTTGAGACCTAGTGTTGTTAGTTTCAATATTTTGATAAATGGGTATTGTAGATTAGGTGATATGGATGCAGGGTATAGGTTAAAAAGAGAAATGGAGGAAAGAGGAATTTTGCCCGATGTTTATACGTATAGTGCTCTGATCAATGGGCTTTGCAAGAACTTTTGGATGAGCGACGCCAGTGAGTTGTTTAATGAGATGTGTataaaaggtttgattccaaatgTTGTTATATTCACGACTTTGATTAGTGGACATTGCAAGGATGGTAGCATTGTTTTGGCCATGGACGCTTATCAACTGATGCTGACGCAAGGGGTGGAACCGGATTTGATTACATATAACACACTTGTCAATGGACTTTGTAAGAGTGGGGATTTAGGGGAAGCGAGGAAGCTCATTCATGTaatgattgaaaagggtttgaAGCCTGATAAGATCACATATACGACGGTTATTGGTGGATGTTGTGCGGAGGGAGATTTAGATGGAGCATTTGAGATCAAGAAAATGATGTTTGATAATGACATTGAACTAGATGATGTAGCATATACAGCTCTTATCACAGGTTTGTGTCGGCAAGGGCGAATAGTTGATGCAGAAAGGATTTTAACAGAAATGTTGAATGCTGATTTAAAGCCTGATGACCCTATTTATACTATGGTTATCGACGGTTTTTGTAAGAAGGGAGATGTTAAGATGGGTTTTAAGTTGCTAAGGCAGATGCAAAGTAATGGACATGCGCCTAATGTTATAACTTACAATGCGCTTTTAAGTGGTCTATGCAGACAAGGACAGATGAGAAATGCTGAAATGTTATTACAAGCCATGCTTAATCTTGGTTTGAATCCAGATGACATTACCTATAACATACTATTGGATGGGCATTGCAAGTATGGAAATCCTGATGATTATGATAAGCTACGTGGTGAAATGGGGCTTGTTCATGACTATGCTACTTATACTTCACTAGTTAGTAGCTTAAGTAGGAGCTCGAAATGTCAGGCCAGGAAGTGA